A stretch of DNA from Anaerolineae bacterium:
GGGCGGTATAGCTGCGCGGCGGGTGCATCTCTACGGTGACGACGAACTGGCCGCTGGCCAGCTTGCGGGTCAGTTCGGTGGGTTGCTCCTGGGCAATGAGCAGTTCGTCGTTGACGGGTTCGGTGATGCTCAGGTCAGGCAGGGGGTTGGCGGCGCTATCCATCGCCCGGCGCATGGCGGCGATATGCTCCGGCGTTGTCCCACAGCAACCGCCGATGATCCGCGCGCCCCTGGCCTGGAAGGTGCGGGCGTAGTCGGCGAAGTAGGCGGCGGTGGCCGGGTACATCATCCGCCCGCCGACGGCTTCCGGGAAACCGGCGTTGGGCACGGCAGCGCAGGCGGCTTCCGGCACAGCTTGGCGCATGGCAGCCAGGATACGGGCGATCTGGGCCGGGCCACCGCCACAGTTGACACCGATCACGTCCGCGCCGGCGGCGTGCAGATCGCGGGCGACGCGCACCGGCAGGTCGCCGAGCAATGTCCGATCGTCTTCGGCAAAGGTCATGTTGGCGATGACCGGCAAATCTGGCGCGGCCTCGCGGGCGGCGGCCAGCGCCTCCAGAATTTCCAGGCGGTCGGTGAAGGTCTCCAGCAGGATGGCGTCTACACCGGCCCCGGCCAGAGCCGCGATCTGCTCACGAAAGGCGGCGCGGGCATCTTCCGGGCTGACGCGCCCGTAGGGTCGCAGACGCACGCCCAGAGGCCCGACCGAACCGGCGATGTAGGTCTCCGGGTGGCTGGCTTCCGCGGCGGCCTGCCGGGCCAGGGCGACTCCTGCAGCGTTGATAGCGCTAACCTGTGCCTCCAGGCCAAAGCGGGCCAGCTTGTAGCGGTTGGCGCCAAAGGTATTGGTCTTGAGCAGTTCCGCCCCGGCCTCCAGAAAGCTCACATGAATCGCTCTGATCAGCTCCGGGCGGCTCAGGTTCAACTCATCGAAGCAGGCGTCGATCGGGATGCCGTGCTGGTGCAGGGTAGTGCCCATTGCGCCGTCGGTCAGGATAGGCGTGTCGGCGGCAAGACGTTCACGAAAAGGTCTGGCAGGCATGGAGTCTGTCCTCCGGGTTACGGTGATGTGGCGGCGAAGCAACAGGGGGCGGACAGGCGCACCCTTACTGCATGCAGGTGCCGTGCAGGATGATCTGGCTGCCTGATCCTTCCTGCGCGGGGTCGACGACCCACTCGCCACGTCCCCACTGGAAGAGCGGGTTGTTGACGTTGGCGCGGAGAGTCTCGCCGGTGTGCCGGGCGTACCACTCCCGCACGGTCTCCGGCGGGTCGGGAGCGGTCAGCATCATAACTGTCTCGCCCATGCCGAACGGTGTCAGGAGGTTGTGGCGCTCCCAGGCGATGGTTGCGCCGGGATACTGCGGCAGGCGCAGGGTCAGGTTGGCCACGCAAATGCGGTCGACGGTCAGTGCCAGCCCGCCCAGGCAGGTCATCATCAGCGCGATCATCAGCACAGTGCTCAGGAGGGCGCGCCGGGAACATCCGACGGTTTCACGATCCATATCCGGAATCCTTACTAAGCCAGCCGGTACAGTGCAAACTGGCCGAAGAAAGCTTCACGCCTTGTCTCCTGGTCACAGTATAGTCCGGTCAGCGTCGATCAGGCAGGGCGAATCCGAGCGTCAGACGATGGCCAGGCCTCTTTTCCCCCCAGAATCTCCTTCACCCGGTCGATCTCGACGCTGTAGTATTTAGCCTCCGGATGGTGGAGGACGATGGCGGCGGTGCTCTGCTCCGGCACGAGCTGGTAGGCCGGGGTGAGCGTCATGCCTAGCTCGTGCGTCACAGCGGGCAGCAGAGCGAAGACCAGCGCATGATCAGCCAGATCGGGGCAGGCCGGGTAGCCCCAGCTATAGCGCTTGCCCTGCGTCTCTGCCAGCCGTAACTCTCGTCGGACGTGCTCGTGCACGAAATTGGCGGTAGCCTCAGCGGTCTGGACGGCCAGGCCATGGAAGAAATAGGCTTCGCTGTAGTTGTCGGCGGCCTGCAGGCGCTCGAATTCGGCGCTGGCCTCCCGGCCAACGGTGACCACCTGCAGCGCGGCCACGTCCACCTGCTCACCCGTCACCGGGGCGAAATAATCGCTCAGGCAAAGGAATTCGCCTTTGTTCTGGCGGGGGAAGCGGAAGCGGCCCGCCTCCACCCGCTGGCCGTTCGTGGTGAGGCGCTCCCAGTCCCACACGATCAGATCGTCGCCGTCACTGTTGACGGGGAAGTAGCCGTAGACCGCCTGCGGGACAAGTGTGCGCCGGGCCAGGGCGTCCTTTTGCATCCGGGCCAGCCGCGTCTCAAATTGTGCCTGCAGCGCCTCCCATTCTTCGCCGTGGGCGTTCCTGGCCCCCCAGGACAGGCGGAACAGTTCCGGCCTGTGCAGGTGTTGGAAGACGATCTCCAGCGGCATCTGGCGGATGGTCTTCGGCCCCCAGAAGGGCGGGACGGGGATGGTCTCAGCGGGCTTGACGGCGCTGCGGCGCGCGCTCCCGGTGACGGTCGGGCGCGGCTTCTGGCCGATCTCGGCGTAGCCCTCGGCCACGATCTGACTCAGCAGTTTGGGGCGGCGAGCCGGGTCAACCAGGTGATCCATCACGGCCAGGCCCTCAAAGGCGTCCTTGCAGTAGAACACCCCACCCGGATACGGCTCCCCGCTATCCTCCAGGAACAGGATACGCCGCCCGAAGCGGCGGTTGATCGCCGCCCCGCCGACCAGTACCGGAATATCCAGGCCCCGGCGCCCCAGTTCGTTGACGATCAGCGGCATCTGCTTCGACGTGCTGACCAGCAGAGCGCTGAGGCCGATGGCATCGGCGCGCTGCTCGATCGCCATGTCGATGATCGTGTTGGCGGGCACCTGCTTGCCAAGGTCGTGGACGGTATAACCGTTGTTGCTGAGGATGGTCTTGACCAGATTCTTGCCGATGTCGTGGACATCGCCGTAGACAGTGGCGAGCACGACCGTGCCTTTGCTGGTGCCTTCCACCTTCTCCATGAACTGCTCCAGGTAGCCGACGGCTTTCTTCATCACTTCGGCGCTCTGCAGCACGAAGGGTAGGATTAACTCGCCCGCGCCGAATTTATCGCCGACCTCCTTCATGGCGGGTAGCAGGACGTTGTTCAACACACCGATGGCATCCTGGCGGGTCAGGCAGGAGTCGATCAGGGCTTCCACGCCGTCTTTCTTGCGGTGGACGATCTGCCAGTGTAGCGCTTCCTCGGCGCTCATGGCGGCAGTGGGATCGGTGGCTTCCGCCGTGCCGGTCTGTACTTCGTGCTCGGCGAAGTACTGGATGAAGCGCGGCAGAGCGTCGGCGTCGGTATTGAAGATTAGATCTTCGGCCAGCTTACGTTGCTCCGGTGGAATCTCGGCGTAGGGCGTGATATGGGCCGGGTTGACGATGGCCATATCCAGCCCGGCCTGGACAGCGTGGTAGAGGAAAACACTGTTTAGCACACCGCGCGCGGCGGGCTGCACGCCGAAGCTGACGTTGCTCACGCCCAGGCAGGTGTAGACGCCCGGCAGGTTTTCCTTGATCAGGCGGATGGCGGCCAGAGTCTCTTTGGCGTCATTACGCAATTCAGCCTGCCCGGTGGTCAGGGGGAAGGTGAGCGTATCGAAGATCAGGTCCTCGCGGGCCAGGCCGTATTCCTCGGTGGCGATACGGGTGATCCGCTCCGCGATCTCGAACTTTTTCTCCCGGTCGTGGGCCATGCCGTCCTCGTCGATGGTCATGGAGAGCACCGCCGCGCCGTGCTTGCGGGCTACCGGCAGGATGCGGTCGATGCGCTCCCGGCCGTTTTCCAGGTTGTTGCCATTGATGATCGCCCGTCCGGGATAGGCGGCCAGCGCGGCCTCGGCCACGTCAGCCTCGGTTGTATCGATGATCAGCGGTACATCAACGGCCATCGCCAGCTTTCTGACCAGCGTGACCATCTGTTCGCGCTCGTCGTCGCGCTCGGTGAGGGCGACGCACACATCGAGCATATGCGCGCCGCTGGCCACCTGCTCAACCGCGATCTGGACGATGCTGTCGTAGTCTTCCTCCAGCAGC
This window harbors:
- a CDS encoding bifunctional homocysteine S-methyltransferase/methylenetetrahydrofolate reductase, with the protein product MPARPFRERLAADTPILTDGAMGTTLHQHGIPIDACFDELNLSRPELIRAIHVSFLEAGAELLKTNTFGANRYKLARFGLEAQVSAINAAGVALARQAAAEASHPETYIAGSVGPLGVRLRPYGRVSPEDARAAFREQIAALAGAGVDAILLETFTDRLEILEALAAAREAAPDLPVIANMTFAEDDRTLLGDLPVRVARDLHAAGADVIGVNCGGGPAQIARILAAMRQAVPEAACAAVPNAGFPEAVGGRMMYPATAAYFADYARTFQARGARIIGGCCGTTPEHIAAMRRAMDSAANPLPDLSITEPVNDELLIAQEQPTELTRKLASGQFVVTVEMHPPRSYTAQKLLAAAELLQSAGADLVDVADSPTARMRMSPWAVCHLLHTRLGIETVLHFPTRGRNLLRIQGDLLAAHALGLRNLFVVMGDPTHIGDYPNAMDNYDVTPSGLIKLIKQQMNRGVDQAGNSIGQPTTFTVGCALNMGAQDLDHEIKITRRKIEAGADFALGQPIFDPGDIEHFHRRYRELTGEDFTLPVLMGVLPLYGARHAHFLHNEIPGITIPEAILRRIETADDAPAEGVRIARELLLAIRGMVQGAYLIPAFGHYELVAEVIDALGVPGRP
- the metH gene encoding methionine synthase; amino-acid sequence: MTHRHTLTYTNRRYLDAIADHVVIFDGAMGTSIQQRGLTAADFGGEQYNGCNDYLSITRPDVIEAIHASFLAAGAEAVETNTFRANRLTLGEYGLAERVLEINRAAAQIARRVCDRFTAETGIPRFVAGSIGPSGKLPSGNDPDLSNITFDALADLFYEQAQGLVEGGADLLLVETSQDILEVKAAVVGINRYFADAGVRIPLQVQVTLDVSGRMLFGTEIDAALATLEALPIDVIGLNCSTGPEHMRAPIRYLVEHSTLPVSVLPNAGLPINVDGEAVYPLEPDPFSRMVAEFAEWGVSVVGGCCGTRPEHIARLYEAVHGHPVDIVLQTRQRRAPVLRRPEHIPQVSSNMKATALLQNPGPTLIGERINSQGSRKVKRLLLEEDYDSIVQIAVEQVASGAHMLDVCVALTERDDEREQMVTLVRKLAMAVDVPLIIDTTEADVAEAALAAYPGRAIINGNNLENGRERIDRILPVARKHGAAVLSMTIDEDGMAHDREKKFEIAERITRIATEEYGLAREDLIFDTLTFPLTTGQAELRNDAKETLAAIRLIKENLPGVYTCLGVSNVSFGVQPAARGVLNSVFLYHAVQAGLDMAIVNPAHITPYAEIPPEQRKLAEDLIFNTDADALPRFIQYFAEHEVQTGTAEATDPTAAMSAEEALHWQIVHRKKDGVEALIDSCLTRQDAIGVLNNVLLPAMKEVGDKFGAGELILPFVLQSAEVMKKAVGYLEQFMEKVEGTSKGTVVLATVYGDVHDIGKNLVKTILSNNGYTVHDLGKQVPANTIIDMAIEQRADAIGLSALLVSTSKQMPLIVNELGRRGLDIPVLVGGAAINRRFGRRILFLEDSGEPYPGGVFYCKDAFEGLAVMDHLVDPARRPKLLSQIVAEGYAEIGQKPRPTVTGSARRSAVKPAETIPVPPFWGPKTIRQMPLEIVFQHLHRPELFRLSWGARNAHGEEWEALQAQFETRLARMQKDALARRTLVPQAVYGYFPVNSDGDDLIVWDWERLTTNGQRVEAGRFRFPRQNKGEFLCLSDYFAPVTGEQVDVAALQVVTVGREASAEFERLQAADNYSEAYFFHGLAVQTAEATANFVHEHVRRELRLAETQGKRYSWGYPACPDLADHALVFALLPAVTHELGMTLTPAYQLVPEQSTAAIVLHHPEAKYYSVEIDRVKEILGGKEAWPSSDARIRPA